The following are encoded in a window of Xyrauchen texanus isolate HMW12.3.18 chromosome 42, RBS_HiC_50CHRs, whole genome shotgun sequence genomic DNA:
- the LOC127635131 gene encoding somatomedin-B and thrombospondin type-1 domain-containing protein-like, which yields MGLLSVEQNVLLFVTILFAKYRYTEGGCSGRCCHGTDLTCFTTDWRMDHVYGMCYCDEMCVKTKDCCFDYPIECPAQPCVVSEWSHWSGCAQLCQPSFRVRRRSIERGPRNSIQVCPRLEEQAGCMEYQNHHRQFCAQTQGAAFITTMEYSKGRVHDLYGALLDAGFCMEFKMESLTPQCMVENRPYTRWMQYLREGYTVCVACQSPAMSNHSRSCQGDGNLAERDELLHWQAVGSPHCRGTWRKVQRLEHCSCPQVHSFIFI from the exons ATGGGGTTGTTGTCAGTGGAGCAGAATGTCTTGTTGTTTGTCACCATTCTGTTTGCGAAATATCGCTATACTGAAGGGGGATGTTCAGGAAGGTGCTGCCATGGGACAGATCTCACTTGTTTTACCACAGACTGGAGGATGGACCATGTCTATGGGATGTGTTATTGTGATGAGATGTGTGTAAAGACTAAAGACTGTTGCTTTGACTACCCAATAGAGTGCCCAG CCCAGCCATGTGTAGTGAGCGAGTGGAGTCACTGGAGTGGGTGTGCCCAGCTCTGCCAGCCTTCATTCCGCGTCCGGAGACGGAGCATTGAGAGAGGCCCCAGAAACAGCATTCAGGTCTGTCCGAGGCTGGAGGAACAGGCAGGCTGCATGGAGTATCAGAACCACCACAGGCAGTTTTGTGCTCAGACACAAG GAGCAGCATTTATAACCACAATGGAGTACAGCAAAGGCAGAGTACATGATTTGTATGGGGCCCTGCTGGATGCTGG ATTCTGTATGGAGTTCAAGATGGAGTCTCTGACACCACAGTGCATGGTGGAGAATCGGCCCTATACTCGCTGGATGCAGTACTTGCGGGAAGGCTATACAGTCTGCGTGGCCTGTCAATCTCCTGCCATGAGTAATCACAGCCGGAGTTGCCAAGGAGACGGTAACCTAGCTGAGAG GGATGAACTTCTACACTGGCAGGCGGTGGGAAGTCCTCACTGCAGAGGAACATGGAGGAAAGTACAAAGACTGGAGCACTGCTCCTGCCCACAAGTGCACagcttcattttcatttaa
- the terf1 gene encoding telomeric repeat-binding factor 1, whose protein sequence is MVFANAKLNSVSEQLMDEYLLINSQLAGTFVVKSNMNMESALHEMIASTTVKTDFVEVEGVVKSWMIDFYFASLCRLFQDRSANFHSTLKIFEAIVDEQHQSCSYRWDDPSQRTICCFLARVLDGENLDVHYDQNAKITPMMSALPVWESLEDLVSDASLHAKIRTLLIVQCVAVCLRNGNSQMAKDTLQWLETETRLPEKLQGKLTTIVKRKDAYDQLLMKFTYSQLLESIDIFLNTFLQDRSSDFLLEAASKVVQARHEKSEKTSSEQDSDVRVSSTPESNNPKENKEQVDPLVPNIRPKKTLFSKQSHEPWKPETIKKRQTKLRRTSICKVSRRSNAPSVLKSDNIATTRTKRMWTYKEDLGLKAGVRKHGEGKWAMILNEFEFENRTSVMLKDRWRTLKKLEKV, encoded by the exons ATGGTGTTTGCAAATGCTAAATTAAACTCTGTGAGCGAACAGCTGATGGACGAAT ACCTTCTCATCAACTCACAGTTGGCGGGAACTTTTGTTGTCAAATCAAACATGAACATGGAGAGCGCGTTACATGAAATGATCGCGAGCACAACTGTTAAGACAGATTTCGTCGAGGTGGAGGGTGTCGTTAAATCATGGATGATTGATTTTTACTTCGCGTCGTTATGTCGCCTCTTCCAAGACAGATCTGCCAACTTCCACAGTACTCTGAAAATATTTGAAG CGATAGTGGATGAGCAGCATCAGTCATGTTCATACAGATGGGATGATCCCTCTCAGAGAACCATCTGCTGTTTCCTCGCCAGAGTGTTAGATGGGGAAAACCTGG ATGTCCATTATGATCAAAACGCTAAAATCACCCCAATGATGTCAGCACTGCCGGTTTGGGAGTCATTGGAGGATCTCGTGTCAGATGCTTCTTTACATGCTAAGATCAGGACTCTATTGATTGTTCAG TGTGTCGCCGTGTGTTTGAGGAATGGGAATTCACAGATGGCAAAGGATACCCTGCAATGGCTGGAGACGGAGACTCGGTTACCAGAG AAGCTACAAGGAAAGTTAACCACCATTGTGAAAAGGAAGGATGCTTATGACCAACTCCTGATGAAATTTACCTACAGTCAGCTATTGGAAAGCATTGACATATTCCTTAACACCTTTCTCCAGGACCGTTCTTCTGATTTCTTACTGGAA GCAGCTTCAAAAGTGGTCCAAGCACGTCATGAGAAATCTGAGAAAACCTCCTCTGAACAGGACAGTGATGTGAGGGTGTCATCCACCCCAGAGTCTAACAACCCAAAAGA GAATAAGGAACAGGTGGATCCACTTGTACCAAATATCAG ACCCAAAAAGACACTTTTCTCAAAACAAAGTCATGAGCCTTGGAAACCAGAAACAATTAAGAAAAGGCAAACCAAGCTCAGGAGAACCTCCATTTGTA AGGTTTCCAGGAGGAGTAATGCCCCTTCAGTGTTAAAAAGCGATAACATTGCAACAACGCGAACCAAGAGG ATGTGGACTTACAAAGAAGATTTGGGGCTTAAAGCAGGTGTGAGGAAGCATGGGGAGGGGAAGTGGGCCATGATCCTCAATGAGTTTGAGTTTGAGAACCGGACCAGTGTCATGCTAAAAGACAGGTGGAGAACCCTGAAGAAACTAGAAAAGGTCTGA